The window GTTGTTAATCATGTCAGTCTCTTGTgtttaaataaatgaatatcTGACATGTTAATATTAAATCATATGCTCTATATACGGTCTACGTAGGGTGGTAATTTGTAAATAGTAAACACTATGCTTCTTCCAGATGTCATTaaggttattttattttaatttaatgaaGCCTAGATTTTGACGGAAAGTACACTTCTTGTCATTACTCACTGTGTATAACAACGTCGTACATCTACTAACTCTctctcgaagaagaagaagatgagtgaCGAAGAAGCTTCCTCTAAGAAGAAGGAGAGTTTGGGATGGATGAAGTGAATGAGAGGATGGAGCAGCGTTTTCGGGGAGATTCTCTTCCAGAGGATCACCGCCTCTCATTTGCTCaaccctctccctctccctccccTCAACGACGTCACTTGCGTTGTCACTGGCTCCACCAGCGACATTGGCCGTGAAACCGCTAGGTTTATCCTCTTCCCCCGTCAATCAAATCGCGAGTTTGACTTTTGTGTAGATTGAAGATTGCTGATGCTTTTTTGTTTGCAGGCAGCTTGCGGAGGCTGGTGCACATGTTGTGATGGCCGTGAGAAACACGAAGGCAGCTCAGGAGCTGATACATCAATGGCAGAACGAGTGGTCTGGCAAAGGTCTCCCTCTTAATATCGAGGTACACTCTTATTAGTTATTAGACAAGAGTATTGGTTTGTTTACATCTACATAGCTGATTAGGATCCTCTgtgtactttttattttattttgtaaaggCAATGGAACTTGATCTTATTTCACTGGATTCGGTTGCGAGATTCGCTGATGCTTGGAACGCTCGTTTGGGACCTTTGCATGTTCTGATTAACAATGCTGGCATATTTGCTATGGGAGGTTCGTTTTATTGCCCCCTTTTAGCTGCAAAGCATTGACTCTTTCTCTCCGTTTTGTTTCCTTCTTGGGTGAAAACCCCATCACTAGTGGATCATTCATCATTATCAATATTTCTAACTTGATGGACCCAATTAGTGACAACTGGCATGTATAGCTGTGATTTCAAATCTAGACTGTTACGAGTTATAATTACGAAGGTTGTTTATAGCAGGACTACTATTGTAACCAGTTTATGGACGCTCTGTCTGATGAGTATCTTTCTTAAATGATTGTAGCTACATTTTCTGCGGTTATATGTTGAGGGAAAAAATCAACTTAAATGCTATGCTCTCTAATTTGTGTAGAGGAGCAAAAGTCCTCAGAGGATGGATACGAGCAGCACATGCAAGTAAACCATTTAGCTCCAGCTCTTCTTTCAGTGCTCCTTTTACCGTCTCTAATCCGAGGTTCTCCTAGCCGAATCATCAATGTGAATTCCGTGGTAAGTTCTATGATCACTAGTAACATTACATGCTCCAAGTCTGCCTTCTCCAGTTTTCTATGCTCTTTAGGTAATGATGttgaaaaaaaatgtgaattgtCTGTAAATTTTGTACCTTGAAAAGCTCTGGTCGTGTCAATTGATTGCAGAATATATAGAGGAATAAGATAGGTTCTCTCTAAATCGCTGAAAGACACATGCATGTTATTATATGAACAGAAGCTTGCTGAAAGTTTTGACCCGGAACATACTACAATGACTCGATTCTACTTTCTGCGTTTCATCATTGCTTATATGAGTGAAAATCTCTGGCATGACTGTTTATATTTATCGTCTTTGGTGATTACTTTTTCATGCAAGATAATGTGTTGTCGGATTCACTTTTGTAGATGCATAGTGTTGGTTTTGTTGATCCGGATGACATGAATGTTGTTTCTGGTCGCCGCAAGTACTCGAGCGTTATAGGATACTCGAGCAGCAAGCTAGCCCAGGTGAGCATACCGTAATAATATTTACATCTGCAACATTTTTCTGTGTGTCGAATTTGCGTATTTTCAGAAACGGTTACTTAATATCTGGTTCTCTTTATTTTCCAGATTATGTTTAGTAGCATTCTTTTCAAAAAGCTGCCTCTGGAAACAGGAGTTAGCGTCATATGTCTATCCCCTGGTGTTGTCCTAACAAATGTTGTGAGTGTTAGCTTCACTTCATTTAGTTACAAATGCAGGATGTACACCCATTCTGTTTTCTAAGAACTTCATTGAATAAAattgtcttttttcttttttttgatagGCGAGGGATCTACCCAGGATTCTTCAAGCTCTTTATGCCGTGATAccttatttcatattttcacCTCAAGAAGGTTGTAGAAGTTCTCTCTTCTCAGCCACAGACCCTCAGATTCCAGAGTACTGGGAGACACTAAAAAGCGATGATTGGCCTGTTTGCCCATTCATCTCCCAAGATTGCCGACCTACAAATCCTTCCGAAGAAGCACACAACACAGAAACTGCACATAGAGTGTGGGAAAAGACACTAGAGCTGGTGGGCCTTCCTCTCGATGCAGTTGAGAAGCTCATAGAAGGGAAAATATCCAATGCCGATATGGATCTCAGCAATAATAGTCgtccaaaaaaaacaacaaaaaggtCCACATGTTCCCCTTACAGATCAAAGGTTTTGTTGCTGAATTTTTTAATCTACTGTACACTGGGGACTGAATCCCCCAGGCATATCACATGTGATTTGCTCAGGAAAAGGACAAGAATGGGTGTGAGAATGAATGTTTGATTGTTGGTTAAAAAGCACG of the Brassica rapa cultivar Chiifu-401-42 chromosome A03, CAAS_Brap_v3.01, whole genome shotgun sequence genome contains:
- the LOC103861721 gene encoding dehydrogenase/reductase SDR family member FEY-like is translated as MRGWSSVFGEILFQRITASHLLNPLPLPPLNDVTCVVTGSTSDIGRETARQLAEAGAHVVMAVRNTKAAQELIHQWQNEWSGKGLPLNIEAMELDLISLDSVARFADAWNARLGPLHVLINNAGIFAMGEEQKSSEDGYEQHMQVNHLAPALLSVLLLPSLIRGSPSRIINVNSVMHSVGFVDPDDMNVVSGRRKYSSVIGYSSSKLAQIMFSSILFKKLPLETGVSVICLSPGVVLTNVARDLPRILQALYAVIPYFIFSPQEGCRSSLFSATDPQIPEYWETLKSDDWPVCPFISQDCRPTNPSEEAHNTETAHRVWEKTLELVGLPLDAVEKLIEGKISNADMDLSNNSRPKKTTKRSTCSPYRSKVLLLNFLIYCTLGTESPRHITCDLLRKRTRMGVRMNV